AATCCACACAACTCCATTAGTTTCAAATGCAGTAAGGATTTACAGCCGTCCTTTTTTTATTGTGGACACAGAGCAATATCTTGTTCAGTTCACATTAGTGGATAGATCATTAAATGTCATATCATATGGTAGATGAATGAGGTCACATGCTGCATAGCACTTCAAGCAGAAGCATTCAACATAACACTTTAAAGATTCAAGGCCATCAATTGTCCAAATAACCTTTCCATGTACTAGTTGAAATCAAAGAAAAGCCAACCTGAATGATAGCTACAGAAAGTACAACTTTTCTAGGTCCAAGAGCTAAAATGGTCTTTGACTGGCATGCTACTGGTTGTACTTCCCAAAAAGAGAATATGGGATGGATAAGGTCAGAACAAAATCTATGTATTTAATTaacaattatttaattttaagcattttttttaatttgtagaaaCTTTAAGATCATAGTCAATTCAGTAGGGCAGTAGTTCTCAACCATTTCTTCACCACGGAcctcctttaaatatcttttgtggccaaAGACCATGACCATGAACccccaagatttaaatcataacatttcttcaatctTTTGTGGTCCCCCTCTGATCACATTGCAGCCCCCCCTAGGAGTCCGCAGGTCACAGGTTTAGAACATTTGTCCACAAAGTGTTAAATCATGGAATGATCAACTCAATTGACTATGTCCTAtacaatatgtatatgtatctgtATGTGTGTTTGATGTATTTTTAATCATTGGTCTTTAACTGTAAATAAACAATGGGAATCATGAGCATGTGATAGAAGgaatcatcttgacttttttcagtcctcccaTGGATAATCCTGACATATATGAATCATTAAGAAAATGGACAGTAGTTGCAGAACCAAGTTTAGAAAGCCTTTTACACATATTTATTCAtggattctcctttcttctttaggCTTTCTTTTATTGACAAATTTACTTAGAGAAAAATATTGTTAAATCAACAGGAATGATGGAATGCTTGCTGATGTACTGTAGGTCTCCTGTAAGTTTATCAAAATATTCCAATCTATATTTTGCCAATTGTATTTGTGATGGACACAATAAACACTTTGGACTATACTCATAGTCCAAAGTTGACTCATAGACTTTGGGTTGCAGCCTGTCCCATTTTATAGGAATTCCATGAAAgtagaaaagaaagcaaatacactgaaattttttttagaatatgtGAACAGGATTGTGTATATTGTTAACAGAAGCTATCTTCATCACACCTGTTCTTGATTTAAATGCCTAAAATGAGATAATGACTTACACTATGAAGCAATCTATATAATATGATGCTATAGATTTCATTTGTGGTTCATTACCAAATCAGAAATAAGAAGCTACTGTCATAATGGCAGATAATGCTTTGAACCTTTTTAAGTAGCATCTGTATAAATGATGCTGATCTCTTCCCTACttgctatttttctgcttgcaacttttttccccatccagCAAATTTCTCCTACCAGGTCAAAAGTATTGAGGGGCAGGGGCAATGAAGTACAAGAGTCAGAATTTCCAATATGCACTGCATCTCACTTCTATTTTTAGGAAATTGGTACAACCTTAGTCTGACACAGTGACCTCTTGACATTATGTTAAATTTGATTTCAAATCCTTGGAGTTCTTATGAAAATCACTGAGAATTAGTAACTTCTTCGTTGATTGAAAAGTTGCATATAAAGATAAGAAACCTGATCTGTAGGGCCCAACTTTTATGGGTCAGCAGTGTGGGACAACAAACATCAAAGTCTCCAGCATATATATCGACTTGCAAAAGAACATATTCTCATTGAATAATCAGTGTTCTCGTGCTATTTAAACCACCAGCTACAGAATGCATATTGAAACTGAatttcagtattttatttttatgtacatttcaatatttttcaccTGGAAAGAAAAAGTCTAAATACAGACAGActgtaaatgttgtaagtgtaTAGCTCTCAACAATAATTTAGCTGAATATATGCTTTGTACAGAATGCTGTCTTCTTAAATGGAGTTTACAGCTACATTGATAAAATGGAttcctcatttccttgttttgtttttaacctaTAATAAgcagaagaaagagaggagagagaaagagacaattaCAAGTTAATATTAATTAGCAGCTGAAATAACACTGGTTAAACTATGTACAGTACAAACCATTCATACAAATGAGGACTGGGATATTGAATTTGTTACaatattgtgtaataaagataaGACAGACATTTACAACTTACAGGTTGCCTTTCAGGCATTTTTCTTTCCTACATGGTGACTGTAGGACTTCTCAGTTGGGGATGACTGCCAAGTTGAACCTATCTGTCTGAAGTGATGACTATCAGGACGCAAAAAATCATCAGGTCTGTTAACATGTAAATTCCAAATGTTTGCTCATCTTTATTTGTTCAATAGGCCCCCCCTGCAGAATAAGAGCCACCTAACATCACCTTGAATGTGCCCACAGTGTGCTGGAGAAAAGTCACTATCCTAAATTGTGTTCATATCAAGAGAACTACTGAACTCTAAACACACACATATCCCCTGCCACCCACCCTTATCCCAGTTTTGAACAAGCAATTACTCCTACACAGTAATATTTACCAGTACAGCTACTTCAAGTGAAGGAATGCATGAATGGGGATTACTGATTATCATGTATTCAAGACTTAGATTTCCATAACATTGGTTATTTCCATAACCATTCTTTAGCTAATTAATCTGTTTTGCTTGATGATAGATGATCCTGAACATATCAGACGATGAAAGTCATCTTAAGAGGTACCTCTGTAGAtgcaaagaggaagaaggaaagagaaagagaaaccatATGTGGCATCATTTAAAATAGTGATTTACAACTGGACTGATATGTAATGGAGCTGACTGGGCAGAAATGATTAGATTGGCTTCCGTTAACATATTTGCAGCCAGTTGATATCAGCAGCAAAATGTAGACACATTCTGGGCAAAAGTTGTGGCCTTCTTCTTTGAGGTAATAGCCCTGTCATATgacctcttttattttatttgatttattttattccttGGGATCCTCAGTCTTAGATGTATGGTCTGCTTCAACCCGAAGGGAAGTATGGCGTGTCGCTATGGTAGTTGTAATCTGGGCATACTTTCTGTACTAGTTTATAATCTGTACTATAAAAGGAAATGTAAATACAGATTACTTTAAAGGGCTTGGAGCAGAGCCATGAGACGTGACTTTGGGTTTGCTCCTGGTAACATGTTTTAGAAGGATCATAGTTGCAGAGCGTGTTCTTGGTGGCTTTGTCAACCTTTTCATACTCAATGCGGCAGTTGAAGGACTTGGAATCTTTGGCATCAATCACTGTTTGTTGTGCCAAGTCAAATTCTACTATTTTGGTTGGGGGCACCAAGCTCACTGATACATTCCCTTGGCCGGTTGAATTATGCCTAAAGTAAACACTGAATGTCCCGTTGCCATGATCAACTATTTTCCCAGTTATCAGTAGGTTTAGCTTGACTGTCTTGATATTGGAATGAAAATCGCCCCAgccaaacattttcttaaacttcCCAGTCTTGACAATGGGCCGTCGCTTTGCTCTGGATCGAGGCTCTTGAAGATCCgtggagttcctcagccactcccATAAATCTTGCTCCGAATAAGTTTCGGGAGCATCATACCGCATACTCAAatctgtttcattttcttttctgcgAAAAGTCTGTGACAGCAGCCGGCTGATTGATAAGTCTTTGCTGCTTTCTGTCCATATATGCTTTAGTATGGATTTGGAACTGCCTGCTTTTAGAAGTTCTGATTTGCCACCACTGCTTAAATTTGCACAAGTGACCTGAAAAATCAAGAACAAAAACACACTTAGACACATTAAAACATATTCTGTCCCCTTCcaaatctgctgaactgcaggtcTAAAAGTAGCTCAAATGCTgtttcagatagtccttgacttatgactgtttatgGTGGTTCATATGACAGCCTTGGGAAAAGTG
Above is a window of Ahaetulla prasina isolate Xishuangbanna chromosome 4, ASM2864084v1, whole genome shotgun sequence DNA encoding:
- the NXPH1 gene encoding neurexophilin-1 is translated as MQPTYWYAVLLLQPVLYLVTCANLSSGGKSELLKAGSSKSILKHIWTESSKDLSISRLLSQTFRRKENETDLSMRYDAPETYSEQDLWEWLRNSTDLQEPRSRAKRRPIVKTGKFKKMFGWGDFHSNIKTVKLNLLITGKIVDHGNGTFSVYFRHNSTGQGNVSVSLVPPTKIVEFDLAQQTVIDAKDSKSFNCRIEYEKVDKATKNTLCNYDPSKTCYQEQTQSHVSWLCSKPFKVICIYISFYSTDYKLVQKVCPDYNYHSDTPYFPSG